A single region of the Neotabrizicola shimadae genome encodes:
- a CDS encoding LuxR C-terminal-related transcriptional regulator, translating into MRDSPTPKPLPPGANSPASPRGERPGLDQVTADHRAEIVERLYEVALDPIRLEDLMEVWEGRLGPMRVGPVDAAVLLDDPEIEAHARRASVFLDRFEATRGEAGWNSVLQDYPRTAAFITDGGAFITAANPPAATAFGLREDSSLNDLPFGPDEVSELRDAIRRCTQGRDERPVLLRLRSARTDSPVILRVSPLQGARGRPMALVTSTELVWPEGFEDVAQDAFGLTAAEVEIVRGLTLGQQVREIAESRGRSADTVRTQLKSIHAKTETHGQAELVRLVLGLMDVAAVQGEGTSTPAPRGGLEPRPFQSITLADGRRLEWIEFGAPDGAPVLFTHLDYGLIRWPAPAEAAARAIGLRIVVPVRAGYGRSDLHARGTDHLTGVTLDYAAVLDHLRLRDVAVIALGADLRFAVNLSILRPDLVTGILGCAAQLPLRTAAQYERMDKWQRFILANARYAPKVLPFLVQAGFSLARRLGKEAFFTQVNGGSVADMETFARPDVRDAMLEGSEVCMTRKWSAHEAFTREAIGSERDWSGVLRNCRVPVILLQGDQDPQTPVKTIEELAPEYPNLRIRFIPNAGQLLFFAHWRLALVEVQRFVVREARNPARIP; encoded by the coding sequence ATGAGGGATTCTCCGACCCCGAAGCCCCTTCCGCCCGGTGCGAACAGCCCGGCCAGCCCCCGCGGCGAGCGGCCGGGGCTGGATCAGGTCACTGCCGACCACCGCGCCGAGATCGTCGAGCGGCTGTACGAGGTCGCGCTGGACCCGATCCGGCTGGAAGATCTGATGGAGGTCTGGGAGGGCCGGCTTGGCCCGATGCGCGTGGGGCCGGTCGACGCCGCCGTCCTGCTGGACGATCCCGAGATCGAGGCCCATGCCCGCCGGGCCTCGGTGTTCCTCGACCGGTTCGAGGCGACACGGGGCGAGGCTGGCTGGAACTCGGTGCTGCAGGACTATCCGCGCACCGCCGCCTTCATCACCGATGGCGGCGCCTTCATCACCGCGGCCAACCCGCCCGCCGCCACCGCCTTCGGCCTGCGCGAGGACAGTTCGCTGAACGACCTGCCCTTCGGCCCGGACGAGGTGAGCGAACTTCGCGATGCGATCCGCCGCTGCACCCAGGGGCGCGACGAACGGCCCGTGCTGTTGCGCCTGCGCTCGGCCCGGACCGACAGCCCGGTGATCCTGCGCGTGTCGCCCTTGCAGGGCGCGCGGGGCCGGCCGATGGCCCTGGTGACCTCGACCGAACTGGTCTGGCCCGAGGGTTTTGAAGACGTGGCCCAGGACGCTTTCGGTCTGACTGCCGCCGAGGTGGAAATCGTGCGCGGTCTGACGCTTGGCCAGCAGGTGCGCGAGATCGCCGAAAGTCGGGGCCGGTCGGCGGACACGGTGCGCACCCAGTTGAAGTCGATCCACGCCAAGACCGAAACACACGGCCAGGCGGAACTTGTGCGTCTGGTCCTTGGGCTGATGGATGTGGCGGCGGTGCAGGGCGAGGGGACCTCGACCCCCGCGCCCCGAGGCGGGCTGGAGCCGCGGCCCTTCCAGTCGATCACGCTTGCCGATGGCCGCCGGCTGGAATGGATCGAGTTCGGCGCGCCCGACGGTGCGCCCGTGCTGTTCACCCATCTCGACTATGGTTTGATCCGCTGGCCCGCCCCGGCCGAGGCCGCGGCCCGCGCCATCGGCCTGCGCATCGTGGTGCCGGTGCGGGCGGGCTATGGGCGGTCGGACCTTCATGCCCGCGGCACCGATCATCTGACGGGCGTGACGCTGGACTACGCCGCCGTGCTGGACCACCTGCGCCTGCGCGACGTGGCCGTCATCGCCCTGGGCGCCGACCTGCGCTTTGCCGTCAACCTGTCGATCCTGCGCCCCGACCTGGTGACCGGCATCCTGGGCTGCGCCGCGCAACTGCCCCTGCGCACGGCCGCGCAGTACGAACGCATGGACAAGTGGCAACGCTTCATCCTCGCCAATGCCCGCTACGCGCCCAAGGTCCTGCCCTTCCTGGTTCAGGCCGGTTTCTCGCTGGCCCGCCGGCTTGGCAAGGAAGCCTTCTTCACCCAGGTGAACGGCGGGTCTGTCGCCGACATGGAAACCTTCGCCCGACCCGACGTGCGCGATGCCATGCTGGAAGGCTCGGAGGTTTGCATGACCCGCAAGTGGTCGGCGCACGAGGCCTTCACCCGCGAGGCGATCGGTTCCGAGCGCGACTGGAGCGGCGTGCTGCGCAACTGTCGGGTTCCGGTGATTCTCTTGCAAGGCGACCAGGACCCCCAGACCCCGGTGAAAACCATCGAGGAACTGGCGCCCGAATACCCAAACCTGCGCATCCGCTTCATTCCGAACGCCGGACAACTGCTGTTCTTCGCCCACTGGCGTCTGGCGCTGGTCGAGGTTCAACGCTTCGTTGTGCGCGAAGCCAGGAATCCTGCGCGTATACCCTGA